A single Macrobrachium nipponense isolate FS-2020 chromosome 5, ASM1510439v2, whole genome shotgun sequence DNA region contains:
- the LOC135215639 gene encoding V-type proton ATPase 16 kDa proteolipid subunit c-like produces the protein HFVTCFNFSALGAAYGTAKSGVGIAAMSVMRPELIMKCIIPVVMAGIIAIYGLVVAVLIAGKLEAGSKGYTLYNGFVHFGAGLSVGLSGLAAGFAIGIVGDAGVRGTAQQPRLFVGMILILIFAEVLGLYGLIVAIYLYTKTSN, from the exons CATTTTGTAACATGTTTTAACTTTTCAGCTCTGGGTGCTGCATATGGCACAGCCAAGTCTGGTGTAGGCATTGCAGCTATGTCAGTGATGAGACCAGAGCTCATCATGAAATGCATCATTCCGGTTGTTATGGCAGGTATCATCGCTATTTATGGTCTTGTTGTGGCTGTACTCATTGCTGGAAAATTAGAAGCTGGTTCTAAAGGCTACACTTTGTACAA tggcttTGTGCATTTTGGGGCTGGTCTTAGTGTAGGATTATCAGGTCTTGCTGCTGGATTTGCGATTGGTATTGTTGGAGATGCTGGTGTAAGAGGGACTGCTCAACAACCACGACTCTTTGTAGGCATGATCCTCATTCTTATTTTTGCTGAG GTATTGGGATTGTATGGCTTAATTGTTGCCATTTACTTGTATACTAAGACAAGTAATTAA